A region from the Mucilaginibacter sp. CSA2-8R genome encodes:
- a CDS encoding metallophosphoesterase, with translation MANRLPLIFLLWVITDFYFYQAVKTLSGSDVYSWLYWLINVLLIGFMIAAVFVRRGSNVQQRVINWLMGLMLLAFVPRLFSVPVLLIEDLTRLFRGFPPRAYWVSELTMGIAAILSLVVLFGITRGKHFYRVRRETLSFPDLPEAFDGFTITQITDVHSGSFSNVAGVQKGLDLVNAQQSDVILFTGDLVNNQATEMDPWIPAFAQLKAPMGKYSILGNHDYGDYIRWESADAKQANLTRLKQVHQEIGFRLLLDEAITLQKNGQAITLIGVENWGKGGFHKYGNLSNATESVPDNAFKILLSHDPSHWEGVTLDHDKHIHLTLSGHTHGMQFGIELFGFKWSPIKYVYKQWAGLYKQKGRYLYVNRGFGFLGLKGRIGIWPEIAVITMKKSN, from the coding sequence ATGGCAAACCGACTTCCGCTAATCTTCCTGCTTTGGGTGATTACCGATTTTTATTTTTATCAGGCTGTTAAAACCCTAAGCGGCTCTGATGTATATTCATGGCTTTACTGGCTGATTAATGTACTGCTGATAGGTTTTATGATAGCCGCTGTGTTTGTACGCCGGGGCTCAAACGTGCAGCAACGGGTGATTAACTGGCTGATGGGATTGATGCTGTTAGCCTTTGTACCACGACTATTTTCGGTACCGGTATTACTGATTGAAGATCTTACCCGACTTTTTCGCGGCTTTCCGCCGCGGGCCTATTGGGTAAGCGAACTAACTATGGGCATTGCTGCTATTTTAAGTTTGGTGGTACTGTTCGGCATCACACGCGGCAAGCACTTTTACCGCGTAAGGCGCGAAACACTGTCGTTCCCCGATCTGCCTGAGGCTTTTGACGGTTTCACGATCACCCAAATTACCGATGTGCATTCGGGCAGCTTTAGCAATGTTGCCGGTGTGCAGAAAGGGCTTGATTTAGTAAACGCACAACAAAGCGACGTCATATTGTTTACCGGCGATTTGGTTAACAACCAGGCTACCGAAATGGACCCATGGATACCTGCCTTTGCCCAATTAAAAGCGCCAATGGGCAAATATTCCATTTTGGGTAACCATGATTATGGCGACTACATCCGCTGGGAATCTGCCGATGCCAAGCAAGCCAATTTAACCCGGCTTAAACAAGTACACCAGGAGATTGGCTTCAGGCTATTACTAGACGAGGCCATAACGCTACAAAAAAACGGCCAAGCCATCACCTTAATAGGCGTTGAAAACTGGGGAAAGGGAGGCTTTCATAAATATGGTAACCTCAGCAACGCTACCGAAAGCGTACCAGACAACGCGTTTAAAATTCTGCTATCGCATGACCCATCGCATTGGGAGGGCGTAACGCTCGATCATGATAAGCACATTCACCTCACGCTATCGGGCCACACTCATGGCATGCAGTTTGGCATCGAGCTGTTTGGCTTTAAATGGAGCCCTATTAAATATGTTTACAAGCAATGGGCAGGCCTTTACAAACAAAAGGGGCGCTACTTGTATGTAAACCGTGGTTTCGGATTTCTGGGATTGAAAGGCCGTATCGGTATCTGGCCCGAGATAGCGGTGATTACTATGAAAAAAAGTAATTAA
- a CDS encoding alpha-L-fucosidase, giving the protein MLSAFAQPKRYEATWASLDSRPAPPWFSDAKFGIFVHWGPYAVPAWAPKGNYSEWYQYWVEGKATEGQKDLYAAFKKHHEQVYGKDFAYSHFGDMFKAEDFEPNDWAKLFAASGAKYVVLTSKHHDGFALWPSAEASKAFNRPWNSTVAGPKRDLAGDLFKAVKSTGLKMGFYYSLFEWFNPMYNQDKNRFVNEHFLPQAKDLVTRYNPDILWADGEWELTDEQWKSKELLAWIYNHNTNPNLIVNDRWGKDIRKHHGGFYTTEYGADFASNHPWEECRGIGQSFGYNQNEDLQDYNSAQSLILMLANIVSNGGNLLLDIGPTAGGKIPPVMQERLLQIGEWLKVNGEAIYGTHRWTVASQWSAGKRDTKPVAEGGVSGNFILKQTVTPDAGYAVKQAFFTHKNNTLYAILPQLTGGKFVLQNVPVQQSSTVTLLGHTKPLTWTKSKGNIIVDFSGLKDITPSVAYTLKISNVTGAQN; this is encoded by the coding sequence ATGTTGTCAGCTTTTGCACAACCAAAGCGGTACGAGGCTACCTGGGCTTCGTTAGATAGCCGGCCCGCACCGCCCTGGTTTTCGGATGCTAAGTTTGGCATATTTGTACATTGGGGGCCATATGCTGTGCCTGCCTGGGCACCCAAAGGTAATTACTCCGAATGGTACCAGTATTGGGTAGAGGGTAAAGCAACCGAGGGGCAAAAGGATTTGTACGCAGCCTTTAAAAAACACCATGAGCAGGTTTACGGTAAAGATTTTGCCTACAGCCATTTTGGCGATATGTTTAAGGCGGAAGATTTTGAACCCAATGACTGGGCTAAACTATTTGCGGCCTCGGGTGCAAAATATGTGGTGTTAACTTCCAAGCACCATGATGGTTTTGCTTTGTGGCCAAGTGCCGAAGCGTCAAAGGCTTTTAACCGCCCCTGGAACAGCACCGTAGCTGGTCCAAAACGCGACCTGGCCGGCGATTTGTTTAAGGCGGTAAAAAGTACCGGCCTGAAAATGGGTTTTTATTATTCGTTATTCGAGTGGTTTAATCCGATGTACAACCAGGATAAAAACCGCTTTGTAAACGAGCATTTTTTGCCACAAGCCAAAGACCTGGTGACCCGCTACAACCCGGATATCTTGTGGGCTGACGGCGAGTGGGAACTGACCGACGAGCAATGGAAATCAAAAGAACTGCTCGCCTGGATTTACAATCATAACACCAACCCAAACCTGATTGTGAACGACCGCTGGGGTAAAGACATCCGTAAGCATCATGGCGGTTTTTATACTACCGAGTATGGAGCCGACTTTGCCTCTAACCATCCCTGGGAAGAATGCCGGGGCATTGGTCAGTCTTTTGGCTATAACCAAAACGAAGACCTGCAGGATTATAATTCGGCACAGTCCCTGATACTAATGCTGGCCAATATTGTGAGCAACGGTGGCAACCTGCTGCTGGATATTGGCCCTACCGCCGGTGGTAAAATACCACCGGTAATGCAGGAGCGTTTGCTGCAGATAGGCGAGTGGTTAAAGGTAAACGGCGAAGCCATTTACGGTACCCACCGCTGGACGGTGGCCAGCCAGTGGTCGGCCGGGAAACGCGATACCAAACCCGTGGCCGAGGGTGGTGTTTCCGGCAATTTTATATTGAAGCAAACGGTAACACCTGATGCCGGTTACGCTGTTAAACAAGCTTTTTTTACCCATAAAAACAATACACTTTATGCTATACTGCCGCAGTTAACCGGCGGCAAATTTGTTTTGCAAAATGTACCGGTGCAACAAAGTAGCACCGTAACGCTGCTTGGGCATACAAAGCCGTTAACCTGGACAAAAAGTAAAGGGAACATCATTGTAGATTTTAGCGGATTGAAAGACATCACACCATCGGTTGCTTATACACTCAAGATCAGTAATGTGACGGGTGCCCAAAACTAA
- a CDS encoding prolyl oligopeptidase family serine peptidase has product MKKHLHYAFCILTLLIVATGCKKNRDTETIDIGKDAFVSATSLANLTKLQLQAAATLKGFSAYAALVQYDVDFYQITYKTTYKGNKINASGLLCIPKGMTSSPALLSAQHGTMFSDADAPSNFPNSFTGFELFASTGFITVIPDFVGYGVSKDIVHPYYDMQTSALAVTDMLQAVKYYLKDKNIAFSNKLFLVGYSEGGYVTMAAQKEIETNTTDNLTLTAAAEGAGGYDVTGMLAKVATVTTYPDPSFFALFMQAYNTTYNYNRPLTDFFTQPAATNIPSLLDGSKNSDQINAALPATLPALFNPTFYAALSNPTAETAFKAQVAANSFPNWYPVSPTRLYHGTADQNVYFETSQSTFNKFKAAGSSQLTLIPIPNGTHETSVTPMMVDALQWFKGF; this is encoded by the coding sequence ATGAAAAAACATCTACACTATGCATTTTGCATTTTAACCCTGCTCATTGTAGCTACGGGTTGTAAAAAGAACCGGGATACCGAAACTATCGACATTGGCAAAGATGCCTTTGTTTCGGCCACATCGCTTGCCAACTTAACTAAACTGCAGTTGCAAGCTGCCGCAACACTCAAAGGTTTCAGTGCTTATGCTGCCTTGGTACAATACGATGTTGATTTTTACCAGATCACTTATAAAACTACTTACAAAGGCAACAAAATTAATGCCTCTGGCTTGTTGTGTATACCTAAAGGCATGACCAGCAGCCCGGCTTTACTGAGCGCCCAGCATGGCACAATGTTTAGCGATGCGGATGCACCATCCAACTTTCCAAATTCATTTACCGGGTTTGAGTTGTTCGCCTCTACGGGCTTTATCACGGTTATTCCGGATTTTGTGGGCTATGGCGTATCAAAAGATATTGTACACCCTTATTATGACATGCAAACTTCGGCGCTGGCGGTAACAGATATGCTGCAGGCTGTAAAGTATTATTTAAAAGACAAGAACATTGCCTTTAGCAACAAGTTGTTTTTAGTAGGATACTCAGAAGGTGGTTACGTAACTATGGCAGCCCAAAAGGAAATTGAAACCAACACAACGGATAACCTGACCCTCACCGCTGCAGCCGAAGGTGCGGGTGGTTATGATGTAACCGGCATGCTGGCTAAAGTGGCTACGGTAACCACTTATCCCGATCCGTCGTTTTTTGCGTTGTTTATGCAGGCTTATAATACCACTTACAATTACAACCGCCCGTTAACCGACTTTTTTACACAACCTGCGGCTACCAATATCCCTTCGTTGCTGGACGGCAGCAAAAACAGCGACCAGATTAATGCGGCTTTACCGGCCACACTTCCTGCCTTGTTTAACCCAACCTTTTATGCGGCTTTGAGTAACCCGACTGCCGAAACCGCTTTTAAAGCGCAGGTAGCGGCCAACAGCTTCCCTAACTGGTATCCGGTAAGCCCCACCCGCCTGTACCATGGCACGGCCGATCAAAACGTGTACTTTGAAACCAGTCAGTCAACTTTTAATAAATTTAAAGCGGCCGGTTCATCGCAGCTTACATTAATACCCATACCCAACGGTACCCACGAAACCAGCGTTACGCCCATGATGGTGGATGCCTTGCAATGGTTTAAAGGATTTTGA